The following coding sequences lie in one Silene latifolia isolate original U9 population chromosome 5, ASM4854445v1, whole genome shotgun sequence genomic window:
- the LOC141655032 gene encoding uncharacterized protein LOC141655032 produces MSTYESLIPSANAIIETSDPLYLHPAESAHHIVVDTKLSGIENYHEWKRQMEINICTKRKLGLLTGLVKKPTNNPLREAAWETCNSLLISWILQNVEPPIKKSVMYYETAKEMWDYLQKQFSVSNGARKFRLNKELDDLEQGDKTICEYFTELRIPWQNIELMNDWPPLSAMTPEIGAFLDAQH; encoded by the coding sequence ATGAGCACTTATGAATCTCTCATTCCTTCCGCAAATGCCATCATAGAAACCTCTGATCCACTTTATCTTCATCCAGCTGAAAGTGCACACCATATAGTGGTGGATACTAAACTATCTGGAATTGAAAATTATCATGAGTGGAAAAGGCAAATGGAAATAAACATTTGCACCAAAAGGAAACTTGGCTTGCTGACTGGTTTGGTGAAGAAACCTACCAACAATCCCTTAAGGGAGGCAGCTTGGGAAACCTGCAACAGCCTCCTTATATCCTGGATCTTGCAGAATGTTGAACCACCGATCAAGAAATCTGTGATGTATTATGAAACTGCAAAAGAAATGTGGGACTATCTTCAAAAACAATTCTCTGTGAGCAATGGAGCCAGAAAGTTCAGATTGAACAAGGAGCTTGATGATCTTGAACAAGGAGACAAGACCATCTGTGAGTATTTCACAGAACTCAGAATTCCGTGGCAAAATATTGAGCTAATGAATGATTGGCCTCCTCTGAGTGCGATGACCCCTGAGATAGGGGCTTTCCTGGATGCTCAGCACTAG
- the LOC141655033 gene encoding uncharacterized protein LOC141655033: MAEIEWRKAESSRIREAYPDRIPVVVGKSDIADINDYNNKKKRYLVPADMTVDSFGWVIREKVDISMKMNILLFVKNVLQPDGATMLAIFAEHKDEDGFLYVTYGLSKRVDHRLTNNEIQSFIQPIMQSGIIAFLQLIIRNMKKSDPRFKKHVRIGYLIKKFRTSNWKRRRCALALKDLSIMDSSNQVLASVRFKNLFSLIKCSL, encoded by the exons ATGGCGGAAATTG AATGGAGGAAGGCTGAATCTTCTCGTATTAGGGAGGCGTACCCCGACAGAATCCCA GTCGTTGTGGGAAAAAGTGACATCGCTGACATTAATGATTATAATAACAAGAAGAAGAG GTATCTGGTTCCTGCTGATATGACGGTAGACAGCTTTGGGTGGGTGATTCGCGAGAAGGTTGACATCAGTATGAAAATGAATATACTGCTCTTTGTTAAGAACGTTCTACAACCCGATG GTGCTACGATGTTAGCTATCTTTGCGGAACACAAAGATGAAGATGGTTTTCTCTACGTGACATATGGGCTGAGCAAAAGAGTGGATCATCGTTTGACTAATAACGAAATCCAATCCTTTATCCAACCCATTATGCAATCAGGTATCATAGCCTTTTTACAACTCATTATCCGAAACATGAAAAAGTCGGATCCCCGATTCAAAAAACATGTTCGGATAGGATATTTGATCAAAAAATTTCGGACATCAAATTGGAAACGGCGTCGTTGTGCCTTGGCTCTGAAGGATCTCAGCATCATGGATAGTTCCAATCAAGTATTGGCCTCGGTTAGGTTCAAGAATCTGTTTAGCCTCATAAAATGTTCTTTATAG